A part of Neodiprion pinetum isolate iyNeoPine1 chromosome 4, iyNeoPine1.2, whole genome shotgun sequence genomic DNA contains:
- the LOC124217968 gene encoding protein LSM12 homolog A, whose product MAGVSDWFSIGSTVACKTCYNKEIEGEVLAFDPQTKMLILKCPATCGRMSLNDVHIVNLSLVSDVQVKREVSPTGGDPPQSLNLRRLNTRVRNHVEEKKRMVKALQAGVSPDGQKLFIAIAKTIQDITWSGPNIIVWKSVTIAPPYTLENIHGDEESKAYTHVRKVVEKYVKDSAVAESHQQTAQKNASLQ is encoded by the exons ATGGCTGGCGTCAGCGACTGGTTTAGCATCGGTAGTACGGTGGCATGTAAAACGTGTTACAACAAGGAGATCGAGGGTGAAGTCCTCGCCTTTGATCCACAGACAAAAATGCTTATACTAA AATGTCCAGCGACGTGTGGTAGAATGTCTCTAAATGACGTCCATATAGTGAATCTGTCCCTTGTGTCAGACGTTCAAGTGAAGCGAGAGGTCAGTCCGACGGGTGGCGACCCCCCTCAGAGTCTGAATCTCCGGAGGCTGAATACGCGGGTACGAAATCATGTCGAGGAGAAAAAGAGGATGGTAAAAGCGCTGCAGGCCGGCGTTTCACCGGACGGCCAGAAGCTCTTCATAGCGATAGCAAAAACTATTCAAGACATAACGTGGAGTGGACCAAACATCATAGTTTGGAAATCTGTCACCATCGCACCTCCTTATACACTTGAGAACATCCATGGCGATGAGGAATCAAAGGCTTATACCCATGTTAGAAAAGTG gTTGAAAAATACGTAAAAGACTCTGCTGTGGCTGAGTCGCATCAACAAACTGCGCAGAAAAATGCCAGCTTGCAGTAG
- the LOC124217969 gene encoding NACHT and WD repeat domain-containing protein 2 encodes MDEKTIDSIFSGSLKSLPPVSSKIVRIFTSSTFTDTTMERNTLMAQCYPKLKDYCREKHGLEFQVVDMRWGVRDEATDDHMTTELCMREIENCQRLSMGPNFVVFLGQKYGYRPIPTYVLSSELEMLRMELESQGMDVNVLDTWYKKDSNAVPPTSVLQPISSILKNFNNKRIPKLQQEDQAIWWDTMTKMQKLFRKGAQSLYNSGKFDKDTMHNYFMSVTEREVINGILNVKNTKNHCLAYVRYINNINLQNLRKAGLFLDILNRSLDNEASRLLADLRDERLPNKIESVNLQRYTVEWIGREGLDPETHGAYLQHFITHFYRNIVKLVDRAMRKEDSSAQGQIITEILQHLHACNNSVKVFYGREDTLERIKAYMLDEGEKPLVLYGEGGCGKTSLLAKSAGLTHTTWLVGKKPISIIRFLGTTPDSSALTPTLISICQQISYNFMLPFEDIPDDLVPLTAHFKHLLTLASPEQPILLFLDSVDQLTGTQGNKLSWLPTRLPHNCKMILSCAAEETNPTISRDYHLLRRMIDTEDSFIEVTALGEDLAMDVIRMWMKTAHRDLNNYQWRLVANAIAKCSLPIFVKLVFAEICRWRSYTKPADTHLASTVMDSIMMLFERIEKQHGRILVFHALAYITAAKSGLSESELEDLISLDDKVLDDVYQYHLPPVRRIPPLLWTRIRNDLPNYLSEREADGVSVMNWYHRQFRDTAKERYFKNMNMAMYFHSMIADYYLGIWGGGKPKPFKYTEIQRHRFNLTDKEGIADRKVPEQPLAFYSKEGKLSRYNLRKFGELPYHLVRARRFKDLFENVLFNYEWLHAKLSSCPLQAVLSDFEDACNNIDDQNLVRELMLVADALRLGGAILGNHPDMLAPQLVGRLLPEIGGNVNVKMLLMACDKDGAKDCALLPLYHCLHTPGGPLKYSLEGHQFAVFGFCLTSDFRYIVSISNRFITWDLSTSDMTRDVNPGIEGIMQQLVLSPDNRYAAAYTNNNQIVVLNTLTSEFVTISNPLPNEEPVYGVHLMNQYVFIFGRMGWCKFDLRGNLLGNHTTPEDSNQWQILHLEYTTLSEYRIIFWSGNLEDSAMLLHAYRSKGALDPFEFHSAMVMTSDKKTLYACSTKNDYRVTKYICEKSSSYWEKVCEMPRAHNDDVEYLLQLKLDRDEETLLGTSGNGFVVWFLESKSDAIVMMLPNGIRNISTRMMCSNSIMISGTKNYAVAGVRKNLYVWSLETSALVKVLDAHFARIIQLEPLTIGNWNSVITSSIDRSVKVWNINNIFEQVHVIDRHELQIDSISLAEHCNLAATVTRGCVGIWNLQSGRLISKLADSPLGAIVTHACITHNGKYIISTESGNVLIWNRITEQVLFKEEQPGVRQLTLIPETSKFLAVSRPSNPPGVESVRTTATLVVRNIPDGRTMFSLEYPVKSQTGVPFRQAVLTSDGANLVVPAADKGNRDCVIVYNAKTGVLVNRIPVKIPGLKDITSIVPMPHRAHWVGIIGSDKGSIMDINKKKIIRSVPKWSGNISKDGKHTLYAPSRGGLDLIELKKGTTVKTYIPKVAEGVFTVISMFNRTDDYVLYYHSGRKTIRVFRSSDCEMIANYRVQAELSAIDSTYDGKSIVLGTVDGCVSVLAIADPQKPEMKDYLLNLPSRDEQWKKKMEKQRAATKFKAAARIARVTHDLVHVVRKNNAFVEENDATDEEADQ; translated from the exons ATGGATGAGAAAACGATCGACTCAATTTTTTCTGGATCTCTAAAATCCCTGCCGCCGGTGAGCTCGAAAATTGTCAGAATATTCACGAGCTCGACATTCACGG ATACGACTATGGAAAGAAATACGTTGATGGCACAGTGCTACCCGAAGCTGAAAGACTACTGTCGAGAAAAACATGGACTGGAGTTtcag GTGGTGGACATGAGATGGGGAGTCAGAGACGAAGCAACGGACGATCACATGACAACGGAACTCTGCATgagggaaatagaaaattgccAGCGACTGTCCATGGGGCCGAATTTTGTG GTGTTCTTGGGTCAGAAATACGGGTACCGTCCAATACCCACCTACGTCTTGAGTTCTGAACTCGAGATGCTGAGAATGGAATTGGAAAGCCAAGGAATGGACGTGAACGTTTTGGACACTTGGTACAAGAAGGATAGCAACGCGGTGCCTCCGACAAGCGTGTTGCAACCGATATCGTCGATCTTGAAGAACTTTAACAACAAA AGAATCCCGAAACTACAACAGGAGGATCAGGCTATTTGGTGGGACACGATGACGAAGATGCAAAAGTTATTTCGAAAGGGAGCTCAGTCTCTCTACAACAGTGGAAAGTTCGACAAAGACACGATGCACAACTATTTCATGTCCG TTACTGAGAGAGAGGTGATAAACGGTATCCTGAATGTGAAGAACACCAAAAACCACTGCCTGGCTTACGTCAGGTACATAAACAATATTAATCTCCAAAATTTAAGAAAAGCAGGCCTCTTCCTCGACATACTGAACAGAAGCTTGGACAACGAAGCATCGCGACTACTCGCCGACCTGAGAGACGAAAGATTACCAAACAAGATAGAGAGTGTAAATTTACAGAG GTACACGGTCGAGTGGATCGGGAGGGAAGGTCTGGACCCGGAAACACACGGAGCATACTTACAACACTTCATAACTCACTTCTACCGAAACATAGTTAAACTGGTAGATCGGGCTATGCGAAAGGAGGACAGTTCGGCGCAGGGTCAAATAATAACGGAAATACTGCAGCACCTCCACGCGTGCAACAACTCCGTAAAG GTATTTTACGGCAGAGAAGACACTCTGGAGAGAATAAAAGCGTACATGCTTGACGAGGGTGAAAAGCCGCTCGTCTTATACGGCGAAGGAGGTTGCGGTAAAACGTCTCTCCTGGCAAAGAGCGCAGGTTTAACACACACCACTTGGCTGGTGGGTAAGAAACCCATAAGCATAATCAGGTTCCTGGGGACCACGCCAGACAGCAGCGCGCTCACGCCGACCTTGATATCAATCTGCCAGCAG ATATCGTACAACTTCATGCTACCCTTCGAAGACATTCCCGACGATTTGGTTCCCCTCACCGCCCACTTCAAGCACTTACTGACACTGGCTAGTCCTGAACAACCGATACTGTTGTTCTTGGACAGCGTTGATCAACTCACGGGAACCCAGGGAAACAAACTGTCATGGCTACCGACCAGGTTGCCTCATAACTGCAAG ATGATCCTGTCCTGCGCGGCGGAAGAAACGAACCCGACAATTTCACGGGACTATCATTTGTTGCGTAGAATGATAGACACGGAGGATAGTTTCATAGAGGTAACAGCGCTCGGAGAAGACCTGGCGATGGACGTGATAAG GATGTGGATGAAAACGGCGCACCGTGATCTGAACAACTACCAGTGGCGTCTGGTGGCGAACGCCATAGCGAAGTGTTCTTTACCAATATTCGTGAAGCTGGTATTCGCTGAGATATGCCGATGGCGAAGCTACACCAAACCGGCCGACACCCACCTCGCGAGTACAGTGATGGATAGTATAATGATGCTGTTTGAGAGGATAGAGAAACAGCACGGTAGAATTTTGGTCTTTCACGCGCTAGCCTACATCACCGCGGCGAAATCAGGCCTGTCCGAGTCTGAGCTTGAGGATCTTATTTCCCTCGACGACAAAGTACTCGACGATGTTTACCAGTACCATCTTCCACCGGTGAGGAGGATACCGCCACTTCTTTGGACTAGGATAAGAAACGACCTGCCCAACTACCTAAGCGAGAGAGAAGCTGACGGTGTCAGCGTAATGAACTGGTACCACAGGCAATTTCGAGACACGGCCAAGGAGAGGTACTTCAAAAACATGAATATGGCGATGTACTTTCACTCAATGATCGCTGACTACTACCTCGGTATATGGGGAGGCGGAAAACCGAAGCCCTTCAAATACACTGAGATACAGAGGCACAG ATTCAACCTGACCGACAAAGAGGGTATCGCAGATCGAAAGGTGCCTGAACAGCCGCTGGCGTTTTACTCAAAGGAAGGAAAGCTCTCGAGATATAACTTGAGAAAG TTTGGCGAGTTGCCATACCACTTGGTCAGAGCACGGAGATTCAAGGATCTATTCGAAAATGTCCTCTTCAACTATGAGTGGCTTCACGCGAAGCTGAGCTCCTGTCCTCTGCAGGCTGTATTATCAGACTTTGAAGACGCGTGCAATAATATCGACGATCAAAACCTGGTCAG AGAGTTGATGCTCGTCGCTGACGCACTGCGATTAGGAGGTGCGATTCTAGGCAATCATCCAGACATGTTGGCCCCGCAACTTGTGGGTCGGCTTCTTCCAGAGATAGGAGGTAACGTCAACGTCAAGATGTTGCTGATGGCGTGCGACAAGGATGGGGCCAAAGACTGCGCCTTGTTACCGCTCTACCATTGCCTTCACACCCCCGGCGGACCGTTGAAG TATTCTTTGGAGGGGCATCAATTCGCGGTTTTCGGTTTTTGCCTGACGTCGGACTTCCGATATATCGTCTCGATATCAAATCGATTCATAACATGGGACCTAAGCACCAGTGACATGACGAGAGACGTCAATCCAGGGATTGAGGGCATAATGCAGCAGCTGGTTCTGAGTCCAGACAACAGATACGCCGCCGCTTACACAAACAACAATCAG ATCGTTGTTCTGAACACGTTGACCAGCGAGTTCGTCACGATAAGTAACCCTTTGCCAAACGAGGAGCCAGTATACGGCGTCCATCTGATGAACCAGTATGTATTCATATTCGGGCGAATGGGTTGGTGCAAGTTTGATCTGAGAGGAAATTTATTGGGCAATCACACGACACCCGAAGATTCCAATCAGTGGCAAATATTGC ATCTGGAGTACACTACGCTCAGCGAGTACAGGATAATATTCTGGTCAGGAAACTTGGAAGACTCAGCGATGCTTCTTCACGCGTATCGTTCGAAGGGAGCACTGGACCCGTTCGAGTTTCACAG CGCGATGGTGATGACCAGCGACAAGAAGACCCTCTACGCATGTTCAACGAAGAACGATTACCGCGTGACGAAATACATTTGCGAAAAGAGTTCCTCATACTGGGAAAAGGTTTGCGAAATGCCTCGCGCTCACAACGACGACGTCGAGTATCTACTCCAGCTGAAACTGGACCGTGACGAAGAGACGCTCCTCGGGACTTCGGGAAATGGCTTCGTCGTATGGTTCCTCGAGAGCAAAAGCGACGCTATTGTAATGATGCTACCGAACGGCATCAGGAACATAAGCACGCGGATGATGTGTTCGAATTCGATAATGATAAGTGGGACCAAGAATTACGCGGTGGCAGGagtaag aaaaaatttatacgtttGGAGCCTCGAGACGTCGGCTCTCGTTAAAGTGCTCGACGCCCATTTCGCTAGGATAATTCAACTCGAACCGTTGACAATTGGTAATTGGAACAGCGTTATAACATCGAGTATAGACAGAAGCGTGAAGGTTTGGAATATCAACAATATATTCGAACAGGTTCACGTTATCGACAGACACGAGCTACAGATAGACTCGATCAG CCTTGCGGAGCACTGCAACTTGGCTGCTACAGTCACCAGAGGCTGCGTTGGGATTTGGAATCTCCAATCAGGACGTCTGATTTCCAAATTGGCTGACAGCCCACTGGGAGCGATAGTGACTCATGCCTGCATCACACACAATGGAAA gtatATCATCTCCACCGAGTCTGGAAACGTTTTGATATGGAACAGAATAACAGAACAAGTCTTATTTAAGGAAGAGCAGCCAGGCGTACGCCAGCTTACGCTGATTCCTGAGACCAGCAAATTCCTGGCTGTATCAAGACCGAGCAATCCTCCGGGCGTTGAAAGCGTTAGAACAACGGCTACTCTTGTCGTCAGAAATATTCCAG ACGGAAGAACAATGTTCTCGTTAGAATATCCAGTGAAAAGTCAAACAGGAGTACCGTTCAGACAAGCTGTTCTGACCTCGGATGGTGCGAACCTAGTCGTACCGGCAGCTGACAAAGGTAACCGAGACTGTGTGATTGTTTACAACGCAAAAACAGGGGTCCTGGTCAATAGAATACCGGTTAAAATACCGGGACTCAAAGACATAACAAGCATAGTACCAATGCCACACCGTGCGCATTGGGTTGGTATAATTGGCTCGGATAAAGGAAGCATCATGGACataaacaagaagaaaatcaTCAGATCTGTGCCCAAGTGGAGCGGGAATATCAGCAAGGATGGCAAACACACTTTATATGCTCCCAGcag gGGTGGTCTCGATCTCATCGAACTGAAGAAAGGAACTACCGTCAAGACCTACATACCAAAAGTTGCTGAGGGTGTTTTCACCGTCATTTCAATGTTCAACAGAACGGATGACTACGTACTCTACTATCACAGTGGTCGCAAAACAATTAGAGTATTCAG ATCTTCAGACTGCGAGATGATAGCCAACTACAGAGTCCAAGCAGAATTGAGCGCAATCGACAGCACGTACGATGGAAAAAGCATAGTACTGGGGACCGTTGATGGATGTGTATCGGTGCTGGCAATCGCAGACCCGCAGAAACCAGAAATGAAGGATTACTTGTTGAACTTACCGTCGCGAGACGAACAG tGGAAAAAGAAGATGGAGAAGCAGCGAGCAGCGACAAAATTCAAGGCGGCGGCTAGAATAGCGAGGGTAACGCACGATCTAGTGCACGTTGTGAGGAAGAACAATGCATTTGTCGAGGAAAACGATGCAACTGATGAAGAGGCGGATCAGTAG